The genomic window CGTATCGAACACCACATAGCTCAACTGTTTCAGCATGGCCTCGGACATTGCCCTTGGCACCTCCGCATGCAGCAATTCGAAATCATAAAGGACAGCGCGGGCTGACATGGCAGGGTCCGGGTCGGCGCGAGACAGGGTCAGGTGCAGCATGCCAGAGGCGGCGGTGACAAGCTGTGTGGCATGGGTCACCAGCACATCACGGCCGGTGAATTGCGCCAGACCGGGGCTGAGCGGGATGTCGAGCGCGCGTGCCAGAACATCCGCATCGGGCAGGGCGCCGCTGGCCGAAAGCGCAAGCGTGGCCGAGGCCGGAGCGATTTCAACAAGGCGCAGCTGCAGGTCAGTGGCATCCTTGACAGACCATTCCAGAGCCAGCCGTTCCAGCAGCCGGGTGATTGCAAACCCGTCACATCGCAGCGTGGTGGCGGGCAGATCGGTGGTGAGTGTAATCCCTTTGCGGGCCAGACGGGCGGTCAGCGCGATGCCCAGATCGCTGGCTGGCAGCGCCTCTTTCGGCCACCATTCGGTGTCGGTCAGGGCTTTGCGGCGGGCGGTTTCGGCGGCGCGCGCTGCCAAAGCCTGCACGGCAGGAATATCGGCAGGCAGATCCGGCAAGGCCCGGTCCACCTCATCCAGAAGATCGTTCAATAGATGGGCGCGTTCCGCCTGCACCTGCAAATCGCCGGTCACGTCCTGCAGGCTGAGGATATAGCCGGGGCGTTTGGTTTCCTGCCCTTCCAGCCACATCAGCCGTATCCGGGCGGCCAGAAGTTTTGCGCCCGCCCGGGTGGCACAAAGGATATCCGCGCCCTCGCGGGCCTCGGCGGCCAGCAGCCTGTCATAGGCCTGCCGTATCGGGCCGGGTAACAGAACGCCAGACAAAGGCCGGTTCAGGCCAAGTGCCGGGTGATCCTCCAATATCTCCCGTGCCTGCCCGTTATACAGCACCACCACATGATCCGGTGTGCAGAACAACACCCCGTCGGGCACCTCGGCCAGCAAGGTTTCCAGTCGGGTTTTCTCCAACCCCAGCCGGGCGGTTTCACGCCCGATGGACAGCGCCATGGCATTGCGCGCCTCGGTCAGGTTCGCGGCCACGGCTGCCGCTGCCGGGGCCAGATCGCCCAGATACCGCGCCGGTGCATGGTCGATATCATGGCCAACGCCTGCATGGGCACGGGCGCGCATATCGGCGGCCAGACGTTCCACAGGGCGGGCGATATATTCGTCAAACAGAACCCAGACCCAGGTGATCAGCGCGACAACCGCAAACACGGCCACCACACCCGCAATCACGAAAGAGGACAGCGCGTGATCCTCGCCCAGGCGTGTATAGCCAAGGGTCAGCCCGCCAAGCACAAGCAGCGCGGCCCCGCAGGCCAGAGCGGCAAAGAAAATGAAGATGCGCAGGCGCAGGCTGAGATGGGTGAACATGGGCTGCGGGCCTCCTCTGTCCCGCGCGTGTCGGCCCCTCCCGGCCGGGTCGGTTCAGTTGGCCTCCGCACAGACGGCGATGATCAGCTCGTCAGTCTCGTCTGCATCCTGCCACTGAACATTCTGCGGTGTGCCATCCTCGTCAAAGATGATCCCGTCGATAATGGTGGCGCGGCGGTTCTGATCGCAATCGACCAGTGACGGAATCTCGGTGGCGGCAGACCAGCGGCCAAAGACATACACATTCAGCAAATGCA from Rhodophyticola sp. CCM32 includes these protein-coding regions:
- a CDS encoding 3'-5' exonuclease, producing MFTHLSLRLRIFIFFAALACGAALLVLGGLTLGYTRLGEDHALSSFVIAGVVAVFAVVALITWVWVLFDEYIARPVERLAADMRARAHAGVGHDIDHAPARYLGDLAPAAAAVAANLTEARNAMALSIGRETARLGLEKTRLETLLAEVPDGVLFCTPDHVVVLYNGQAREILEDHPALGLNRPLSGVLLPGPIRQAYDRLLAAEAREGADILCATRAGAKLLAARIRLMWLEGQETKRPGYILSLQDVTGDLQVQAERAHLLNDLLDEVDRALPDLPADIPAVQALAARAAETARRKALTDTEWWPKEALPASDLGIALTARLARKGITLTTDLPATTLRCDGFAITRLLERLALEWSVKDATDLQLRLVEIAPASATLALSASGALPDADVLARALDIPLSPGLAQFTGRDVLVTHATQLVTAASGMLHLTLSRADPDPAMSARAVLYDFELLHAEVPRAMSEAMLKQLSYVVFDTETTGLNPQVDEICQIAAVRIVNGKVIDGERFDMLVNPGRRIPQGSIDVHGVTNEMVADAAPVGEALKRFHAYANGAVLVAHNAPFDMSFLQRRETEIGTRFDQPILDTVLCSAILYGQSADHTLDALCERLGILIAEADRHTAIGDAIGTAEAFRKMIPMLDAADLPTLGATIKAFDKHSRLIAHLN